In one window of Brassica rapa cultivar Chiifu-401-42 chromosome A07, CAAS_Brap_v3.01, whole genome shotgun sequence DNA:
- the LOC103832211 gene encoding probable eukaryotic translation initiation factor 5-2, which yields MALQNIGASNRNDAFYRYKMPKMVTKTEGKGNGIKTNIVNNVDIAKALARPASYTTKYFGCELGAQSKFDEKTGTSLVNGAHSTSKLASLLEAFIKRYVQCYGCGNPETEIVITKSQMVNLKCAACGFVSECDMRDKLTTFILKNPPEAKKVGKDKKAMRRAEKERVKEGEAADEAMKRLKKKDGCSKVSKKDASDEEVSPKHDGSADDDDDDDDDDGIQWQTDTSREAAEKRMKELSAATAEMVMISLDEEEEKKSLGHEMREYLKKGLPISELKAFISSLSEPPQEVMDALFSALFDGVGKDFLKEAMKKKDYLAAATQEEGSQMHLLNSFGSFCGKSGNGEAVKEAAQVLKALYDEDVVEEEFVLEWYQKGLAGADKSSPVWKSVKPFVVWLQSAESESEGEA from the coding sequence ATGGCGCTCCAGAACATTGGTGCTTCCAACCGCAACGACGCCTTTTACCGTTACAAGATGCCTAAGATGGTTACCAAAACCGAAGGCAAAGGTAACGGCATCAAGACCAACATTGTCAACAACGTCGACATCGCCAAGGCTTTAGCGAGGCCTGCTTCTTATACTACAAAGTACTTTGGCTGCGAGCTTGGAGCTCAGTCCAAGTTTGATGAGAAGACTGGGACTTCTCTTGTGAACGGAGCTCATAGCACTTCGAAGCTTGCGTCTCTGTTAGAGGCTTTTATTAAGAGGTATGTTCAGTGTTATGGGTGTGGGAACCCTGAGACTGAGATTGTTATTACCAAGAGTCAGATGGTGAATCTGAAGTGTGCTGCTTGTGGGTTTGTCTCTGAGTGTGATATGAGGGATAAGCTGACGACTTTTATTCTGAAGAATCCGCCGGAGGCGAAGAAGGTGGGGAAGGATAAGAAGGCTATGAGGAGAGCTGAGAAGGAGAGGGTGAAGGAAGGTGAGGCTGCTGATGAGGCGATGAAGAGGCTTAAGAAGAAGGATGGTTGTTCTAAGGTGTCTAAGAAGGATGCTTCTGATGAGGAGGTTAGTCCGAAGCATGATGGGAGtgcagatgatgatgatgatgatgatgatgacgatgggATCCAGTGGCAGACTGATACTTCTAGAGAAGCTGCTGAGAAGAGGATGAAGGAGCTGAGTGCTGCCACTGCTGAGATGGTGATGATCTCTTTAGAcgaagaggaggagaagaagagtcTGGGGCATGAGATGAGAGAGTATCTCAAGAAGGGTTTGCCGATAAGCGAGCTCAAAGCTTTCATCTCCTCTCTCTCTGAGCCTCCTCAGGAGGTCATGGACGCGCTCTTCAGCGCTCTCTTTGACGGCGTGGGGAAAGATTTTCTCAAGGAagcgatgaagaagaaggacTACTTGGCGGCTGCGACGCAGGAGGAAGGTTCGCAGATGCATCTGCTCAACTCTTTTGGTTCCTTCTGCGGGAAGAGTGGAAACGGAGAGGCGGTTAAAGAGGCGGCTCAGGTTCTCAAGGCGCTGTACGATGAAGACGTTGTTGAGGAAGAGTTTGTGTTGGAATGGTACCAAAAGGGTTTGGCAGGAGCTGACAAGAGCTCGCCTGTTTGGAAGAGTGTTAAGCCTTTTGTGGTGTGGCTGCAGAGCGCAGAGTCTGAGTCCGAAGGGGAGGCTTGA
- the ARF17-2 gene encoding auxin response factor 17 — protein MSPPSAIADVHRVIDPKIWRACAGASVKIPALFSRVYYYPQGHVEHCCPSSSAVTASPIACVVSSIDLLADPITDEVFAHLTLHPAAAQDQFQFPPQSRFEEEDESEKVVTFAKVLTASDANNGGGFSVPRYCADSVFPPLDFQADPPVQKLFITDVHGGVWDFRHIYRGTPRRHLLTTGWSKFVNSKKLICGDSVVFMRKSVHEMFIGVRRAPISNKSGGSSYYGDEYFPGGYYGVKKEDGGEKFRRVGMGKLTAEAVSEAIGKASRGLPFEVVYYPTAGWSEFVVRAEDVEASTNVYWTPGTRVKMAMETEDSSRITWFQGIVSATFQETWKQLQITWDEPEILQNLKRVNPWQVEAVTASSTQLHATYPPPPKRSKYPHASSGVLSGEEGEMIYYGRGQQTMDPIPYGYTYTTVPAGMQGARHYEFGSYNNSTGFIGENAHPEFNFFSPLPGLGRVSTQMMSFGSPPSDELSPNSNTTNVSSGNDAAGNNRGISFQLFGKVINVQEPAESGVAESSLCEEDGSKESSDNEVPNEAQLLGRGGR, from the exons ATGTCACCACCGTCGGCGATCGCCGACGTCCACCGCGTAATCGACCCCAAGATCTGGCGCGCCTGCGCCGGAGCCTCCGTCAAGATCCCCGCGCTCTTCTCCAGGGTCTACTATTACCCCCAGGGACACGTGGAGCACTGCTGCCCTTCCTCCTCCGCCGTAACAGCTTCTCCGATCGCCTGCGTCGTCTCCTCGATCGACCTCCTCGCGGATCCGATCACCGACGAGGTCTTCGCGCACCTAACGCTTCACCCCGCGGCGGCGCAGGATCAGTTTCAGTTCCCTCCTCAATCTCGATTCGAAGAGGAGGACGAGAGCGAGAAGGTCGTTACGTTCGCGAAGGTCCTCACTGCGTCTGATGCTAATAACGGAGGAGGATTCTCCGTCCCGCGGTACTGCGCGGACTCCGTCTTCCCTCCTCTCGATTTCCAGGCCGATCCTCCCGTTCAGAAGCTCTTCATCACCGACGTGCACGGCGGCGTGTGGGACTTTCGCCACATCTACCGCGGTACGCCGAGGAGGCACTTGCTAACCACGGGGTGGAGCAAGTTCGTGAACAGCAAGAAGCTGATCTGCGGAGACTCCGTCGTTTTCATGAGGAAGTCCGTTCACGAGATGTTTATCGGCGTGAGGAGAGCTCCGATCTCTAACAAATCCGGAGGAAGCAGCTACTACGGGGACGAGTACTTCCCCGGTGGTTATTACGGAGTTAAGAAGGAAGACGGTGGCGAGAAGTTTAGGAGAGTTGGGATGGGGAAGCTGACGGCGGAGGCGGTCTCGGAGGCGATCGGGAAAGCCTCGCGGGGGTTACCGTTCGAGGTTGTTTATTACCCGACGGCGGGGTGGTCTGAGTTCGTTGTGAGAGCTGAGGACGTCGAGGCGTCGACGAATGTTTACTGGACTCCGGGGACTCGAGTCAAGATGGCGATGGAGACGGAGGATTCGTCGAGGATCACGTGGTTTCAGGGGATCGTCTCGGCTACGTTTCAGGAGACGTGGAAACAGCTTCAG ATCACATGGGACGAGCCTGAGATTCTGCAGAACTTGAAGAGGGTGAATCCTTGGCAAGTGGAAGCCGTTACTGCGAGCTCAACTCAGCTTCACGCAACTTACCCTCCTCCACCAAAGAGGTCGAAGTATCCACACGCCTCAAGTGGTGTCCTGAGTGGAGAAGAAGGAGAGATGATCTATTACGGAAGAGGACAACAAACTATGGATCCAATCCCATACGGGTACACTTACACTACAGTTCCTGCTGGCATGCAGGGAGCCAGGCATTACGAATTTGGGTCTTACAACAACTCAACCGGATTCATTGGAGAGAACGCTCATCCTGAGTTTAACTTCTTTAGCCCTCTTCCCGGTCTGGGAAGGGTCTCGACTCAGATGATGAGCTTTGGCAGTCCGCCGTCGGATGAGCTGTCGCCTAACAGCAACACCACTAATGTTTCTTCCGGAAACGACGCGGCTGGGAACAACCGAGGCATTAGTTTTCAGCTGTTTGGGAAGGTGATAAACGTGCAGGAGCCTGCCGAGAGCGGTGTGGCTGAGTCTAGCTTGTGTGAAGAGGATGGAAGCAAAGAGTCCAGTGACAATGAAGTTCCGAACGAGGCACAGTTGCTGGGTCGTGGAGGAAGGTGA
- the LOC103832216 gene encoding membrane-anchored ubiquitin-fold protein 5 — protein MLCHFFILCLYTFFVSFLFSLFVIYIYGSPLVARSCNCTSCSDSLILKMGDEGWIELKFRLADGTDIGPSKYSQFTTVASLKENIIAQWPKDKENGPKMINEIKLINGGKILENNTTISEARSIQICEHPGMVTTVHVVLPPPIIGRRDEKLQNEPPVKNSCVCCIL, from the exons ATGTTATgccatttttttatattgtgtttATATaccttctttgtttcttttcttttttcacttttcgttatttatatatatggttcTCCATTAGTTGCTAGAAGTTGTAATTGCACCTCTTGCTCGGACAGCCTGATCCTCAAGATGGGAGATGAAGGTTGGATAGAACTTAAGTTCAGACTCGCAGATGGCACCGACATCGGACCGAGCAAATACAGTCAGTTCACGACTGTTGCGTCTCTCAAGGAGAATATCATTGCTCAATGGCCTAAGG ACAAAGAAAATGGCCCAAAGATGATAAATGAGATCAAGCTCATCAATGGTGGCAAAATACTGGAGAACAACACAACAATTTCTGAAGCCAGGTCAATACAGATTTGTGAACATCCTGGAATGGTAACTACGGTGCATGTTGTTCTTCCTCCTCCTATAATAGGCCGAAGAGACG AGAAACTGCAGAATGAACCTCCAGTGAAGAACAGTTGTGTATGCTGCATTTTGTAA
- the LOC103832214 gene encoding uncharacterized protein LOC103832214, translated as MDSSCTNSVNGFYTFLNKSMEDLERVYLSNSFMSLQFLQRVICLLRTSHSHLTLLVQKLNLPVGDKWLDDYMDETSKLWDVCHVIKSSLSSMESFCSAAISVASSLDGHHHHHNHRQVMRAITGCRREAVGIEEENRALMENRVQRFPFWSEQVTTTAAMESSKIQNGFSGFRGVMNTMKSMNTLFLTILTQGLVYSIPGETTATVMATTATAMVRLKQRVAAEMERTGVKKGVMMYEYRRSKTAVEELKAELERRWCCGGGRGEEGEEAERGLRERVESVKVSVGSLRSGTESVVAQIDDFFDEIVDGRKMLLAFCSHR; from the exons ATGGATTCTTCTTGTACAAACTCAGTAAACGGATTCTACACTTTTCTAAACAAATCAATGGAAGATCTCGAGAGGGTTTATCTCTCCAACAGCTTCATGTCCCTTCAGTTCCTACAGAGAGTAATCTGTCTCCTAAGAACCTCTCACTCTCACCTCACGCTTCTTGTCCAAAAACTCAACCTCCCTGTCGGCGACAAGTGGCTCGACGACTACATGGACGAAACCTCCAAGCTCTGGGACGTCTGCCACGTTATCAAATCCTCTCTCTCCTCCATGGAAAGCTTCTGCTCCGCCGCGATTTCCGTCGCCTCCTCTCTCGacggccaccaccaccaccacaaccaccgtcag GTGATGCGAGCGATAACTGGGTGTCGGAGAGAAGCGGTAGGGATAGAGGAAGAGAACAGAGCTTTGATGGAGAACCGCGTCCAAAGGTTTCCCTTTTGGTCGGAGCAAGTTACGACGACGGCGGCGATGGAGTCGTCGAAGATACAGAACGGGTTCAGCGGGTTTAGAGGAGTGATGAACACGATGAAGAGCATGAACACTCTGTTTCTCACGATCTTGACGCAAGGCCTTGTTTACAGCATCCCCGGAGAGACGACGGCGACGGTGATGGCGACGACGGCGACGGCGATGGTGAGGCTGAAGCAGAGAGTGGCGGCGGAGATGGAGAGGACGGGGGTGAAGAAAGGGGTGATGATGTACGAGTACAGGAGGAGCAAGACGGCGGTGGAGGAGCTGAAGGCGGAGCTTGAAAGGCGGTGGTGCTGCGGCGGAGGGAGGGGAGAAGAGGGGGAGGAGGCGGAGAGAGGGCTGAGGGAGAGAGTGGAGAGTGTGAAAGTGAGTGTTGGGAGTTTGAGGAGTGGAACAGAGAGTGTTGTTGCTCAGATTGATGATTTCTTTGATGAGATTGTTGATGGTAGAAAAATGCTTTTGGCTTTCTGTAGCCACAGgtga
- the LOC103832215 gene encoding RHOMBOID-like protein 8 encodes MEVTTEPKTQIDEASHRNLSFSTPIAGDPSSDKLPFFRHRSRQIKRDTWLVSVFVLLQIVVFAVTMGVNDCSGNSNGHCAAKLLGRFSFQPLSENPMLGPSASTFEHMGGLYWNALVEKHEIWRVLTSPWLHSGLFHLLINLGSLIFVGIFMEQRYGPLRIAVIYFLSGLVGSLFAVLFVRNIPSICSGAAFFGLIGAMLSALARNWNLYTSKVSALVIILTISTVNFLIGFLPYIDNFANIGGFISGFLLGFVLLFTPQLRQDPPPPHKGKLFEDDMRSSTRLKEMFDRPVLRIVCLLVFCGILAGVLVAACWGVNLNRYCNWCRYVDCVPTRKWSCSDMTTSCEAMVSDAQLTLTCMANGKFRIFPYTNISQARTQDLCTLVCT; translated from the exons ATGGAGGTTACAACGGAGCCGAAGACGCAGATCGATGAAGCATCTCATCGCAACCTCTCGTTTTCCACTCCCATCGCCGGCGATCCAAGCTCGGACAAACTCCCCTTCTTCCGCCACCGCTCGCGGCAGATCAAGCGCGACACGTGGCTCGTCTCCGTCTTCGTGCTTCTCCAGATCGTCGTCTTCGCTGTGACTATGGGAGTCAACGACTGCTCCGGAAACTCTAACGGCCACTGCGCCGCCAAATTACTCGGCCGATTCTCTTTCCAGCCTCTCTCTGAGAATCCTATGCTCGGTCCCTCCGCTTCTAC CTTCGAACACATGGGAGGTCTTTACTGGAATGCTCTGGTTGAGAAACATGAGATTTGGCGTGTGTTGACGTCTCCCTGGCTGCACAGTGGATTGTTTCATCTTTTGATAAATCTTGGGAGCTTGATTTTCGTTGGGATATTCATGGAGCAGCGATATGGACCAT TGAGGATTGCAGTAATATACTTCCTCTCTGGCCTTGTGGGAAGTCTCTTCGCTGTGTTGTTTGTTCGAAACATCCCATCAATCTGTTCCGGTGCTGCTTTCTTTGGATTGATTGGAGCTATGCTTTCTGCACTTGCAAGGAACTGGAATCTATATACCTCCAAG GTTTCAGCATTAGTGATCATACTCACTATCTCCACAGTCAATTTCCTGATCGGCTTTCTCCCTTACATTGACAACTTTGCGAATATTGGCGGTTTCATATCAGGATTCCTTCTTGGATTTGTGCTGTTATTCACCCCACAGCTGAGACAGGACCCCCCTCCACCTCACAAGGGAAAACTGTTTGAAGATGATATGAGAAGTTCCACAAGGCTTAAAGAAATGTTTGACAGACCAGTGTTAAGGATTGTATGCCTGCTTGTGTTCTGTGGAAT ACTTGCTGGTGTTCTAGTAGCAGCCTGCTGGGGCGTTAATCTCAACCGCTACTGCAACTGGTGTCGCTATGTTGACTGTGTTCCAACCAGGAAATGGAGCTGCAGCGACATGACTACTTCCTGCGAG GCAATGGTGAGTGATGCTCAGCTAACACTAACGTGTATGGCCAATGGAAAGTTCCGGATATTCCCTTACACCAACATATCACAAGCCAGGACACAAGACCTCTGCACGCTCGTCTGCACTTAA
- the LOC103832217 gene encoding uncharacterized protein LOC103832217: MERSSKCAVCYSSFRASICVACVNRSLHECKTVLDSLKSRREVSYSRLSSLLVAKEREMIQQCWMDLHNEKLDKLRDKLELQVEKLQKSKSTFRRLSSNLKERYGVIESTNVALEKSRVRQLENHFSDTIGNHYLVYIELTSERLYKQALVMKQICKLFPLSKVTVEGHNKYGSSGQYDQICNAILPQGLNPLSVPPKELAASLGYMVQLLNLVVHKLAVPALHNLGFGGSCSRIWQRESYWKSHPSSPSDEYPLFVPSHDYFSVEGKSSWTGRDTTNFGVTSLKSDGSVEEDYHDLDVVNLSSASPHSVETFRNVQRGIAHLKQSVAHLTVYGYSSLSMEVPSGASTFETFAKLLNTLSSIKEVQSALSHGLSSSSKQRHEPNKSVWNLNSSSSSTMLNSSHIQPTSWNNKSYYNVPNRDPSSIDEWNLVEYPHFSHQAMKFNFPNKY; the protein is encoded by the exons ATGGAGAGATCTAGTAAATGCGCTGTTTGCTACTCTTCGTTTCGTGCTTCGATTTGCGTAGCGTGTGTTAATCGCAGCTTACACGAATGCAAAACTGTGTTGGACTCGTTGAAGAGCCGTCGAGAGGTTTCGTACTCGAGACTGAGTAGCTTGCTCGTCGCTAAG GAGAGAGAAATGATTCAGCAGTGTTGGATGGATCTTCACAACGAGAAGCTTGATAAGCTGCGGGACAAGCTTGAGCTACAAGTGGAGAAGCTACAGAAAA GCAAAAGCACGTTTCGGAGACTATCTAGCAATCTGAAAGAGAGATATGGCGTTATTGAATCGACTAATGTTGCT TTGGAGAAGAGCCGTGTTCGCCAACTGGAGAATCACTTTTCAGATACTATTGGCAATCACTACTTAGTATAT ATCGAGCTTACTTCAGAACGCCTTTATAAACAGGCTTTGGTTATGAAACAGATATGCAAGTTATTCCCTCTATCAAAA GTGACGGTAGAGGGCCATAACAAGTATGGGAGTAGTGGACAGTATGATCAAATCTGCAATGCTATCCTACCACAAGGTCTCAACCCACTCTCTGTTCCGCCAAAAGAGCTCGCAGCCTCTTTAGG GTACATGGTGCAGCTTCTGAATCTTGTTGTCCATAAGCTCGCAGTGCCTGCACTCCATAACTTGGGTTTTGGG GGTTCTTGTTCAAGAATATGGCAACGAGAGTCGTATTGGAAATCTCACCCGTCTTCTCCAAG cGACGAGTATCCTCTCTTTGTACCATCCCATGATTACTTCTCCGTTGAAGGGAAAAGTTCCTGGACGGGTAGAGATACAACCAATTTTGGTGTCACTTCACTGAAATCAGATGGAAGTGTAGAAGAAGATTACCATGACCTCGACGTGGTCAACCTCTCCTCTGCATCTCCACATTCTGTCGAAACGTTCAGAAATGTGCAGAGAGGGATTGCACATCTCAAGCAAAGCGTGGCTCACTTAACTGTGTACGGCTACAGTTCCCTGTCTATGGAAGTTCCTTCCGGAGCCTCGACTTTTGAAACATTCGCAAAGTTGCTGAACACATTGTCTTCAATCAAGGAAGTTCAATCTGCTCTTTCTCATGGTTTGTCAAG TTCCAGCAAACAAAGACACGAGCCGAACAAATCAGTGTGGAATCTGAACTCCTCAAGCTCCAGCACCATGCTGAACAGCTCTCATATTCAGCCTACGTCG TGGAACAACAAAAGCTATTATAATGTTCCAAATCGAGATCCCAGCTCTATTGACGAGTGGAATTTGGTGGAGTATCCTCATTTTTCACATCAAGCTATGAAGTTCAATTTTCCCAACAAGTATTGA